GCTCACCTTTATAGAATTTTGCCCTCTAAGACCGTGTCGAGCAATGACTTACCCAAGGTTGTGCCACAATATGGCATCTTTAGTAGGTGTCCTagtttgcatacatatatttgggTTTTCTTTGAGAAACTTAGGAAACATTGAAGGCCAAAGGCCTAGTTAaactattttcatgattttgaatGGAAATCAAgatgtaaaatttttgttatgcatGTCATAAGGTTGGAGGCCTAAGTAAAAgcttattttgtgttttaatttgaaattagacTGTTATTTTGTTGTATAATTACAGTAAGGTTAAAGACCTAgacatgatgaaaaaaaaattttaatgttatagTTATGTGTGtagcaaaatatttaaaaattttataggaTGCATCTCGATCTCCTAAATCCCATAAGAGCGTTGGGTGTTATGGGGTTAGAGAGTTGAGACGGTTCTGTCAAAGAACCTTCAAATTGACTTGAAAGTTAATTGAATACAATATGGGCAAGAGTTGTTTAGCCTGTATCAGTAATGTGTGTGATCCGTATTATGCATATATCATTTGACCGAatacatgataatttttttaacattttttatgttacaCTAACCAGTTTAGTCGGGTCTATCAATCTCTTCCTAATATCTTCAACGATTTCCTCTATAAGTGGGGACTCGGCCgatcaataataacaaaaggAAACAGAAGTGAGTATTAAGGAGAACACAAAGAGACAAAGACAGCATAATTCTTATTCCAATAGGCACGAAAACATTTcctaataaattctattttcaACGTTATTGACCAAAAGTAATTACAACCTTGACATGTCATATCTTTAACAATACAATAAACAGCTGCAAGTATCACTTACCCCAATGATCAAGTAGAACGAATAGCTTTcagtttaataaatttaactctaaaatattGATCTGCAGTGGAACTTGATcataaaatcttcaaaaattgaatgaaatatatatatattttctatagcttgacaaaaacaaaataagcaTAAAGTGAAAGTATAATGTAAGAAGAGAAGTTTCACCAAGTAGGAACTGAATAAAACCCAGAAATATTTGTTGCTTCTTTCAAAGCATCTCTCTATCTCGTTAATCTCTCTGGGTTCTCCTTATAACGTTCTTCAACCCGACTAAATCCAAGCCCAAAGCTCCCAGTCAGATTCCTTACATCTACTGGATCTACGTGATAGTATACTGGTATTACTACCAGGCCGTATAAACGTCGGCATTCCGAGAAAACGACAACTGATATctttgattcttcaatagcATGAGGAAGAGATAGCGGAATATCTTCTTGAGGAAGAATTCCATCATCGATGAAAGTCTTAATCTTATCTTCTTAAGGAAGAATTCTATCATCGATGAAAGTCTTAATCTTCTTGCGAAGTAAAGCTCTATTGAGATGACGGATAAAATTGAAGAGGACATCTACATCCAAATAACTAAGGAAAACATCACACTTAAATTGAGtagttaaagaagaagaagaagaagccatcaaGTTCGAAGATAAGAGATTCTAAAGATAATCCACTGACCCAAatgggaagaagaagagggaGAGGAAGCCGACAGAGAAGTAGATTTTACGCCGGAGGTTCAATCGATGACCAGATAATCGACTGACCCTTCggggataaaattatataaaaacaccTTCGGGTAAGTTTCGTTGTATTTTATGGCCGCCTCATCAGGCGAAAGCTTCCTGCCCCGGCTTCCAActgtttcttcttttgttttatggCACGTTGACCATTGAAGACAACTGTACCTtccagattttgaaaattataactgaacatgctattaatattttaacagtGAAAACCTAAGGACTAGTAATTGTATAGAGGTGTGAAAAAATTTGGTTGTAAATGCTTTTACAAAGGttgatacaaaaataattaCTAGATTCTCTCAAGAATATAAGTAATGAgcttagagagagagagttctTTTTAGAAGGATAAGAATATGATTTTTCCATGTATGATGTCTAAACTATTCCCCATCAAATTATGTTCAATTTATACTTATATAACCATTGGATGGGCTAAAAGATCCATTGAGTTTCGAAAAGGACATTTTCTTCATGAATCCGCACGATACACAAGCATGTTACCATGATATACTAGCGTTTACCACTTAAATTTCCTCTTTCAAGCTCTcatgatttttccttttttccttttaggcCATATGAAGCTGAGGTAGCTTACCTAATGTTGAATCAAGAAAGACACATGCAGTCCCTGATAGGGGCCGTCGATTTGGTAGATTACAGACTTCAGGGAATCGAAATAAATCTGAGAGAGTGATTTGTCGTACGAATTGCAACATCTGCAACAAAAAGTCAAGTCATTCAATGCCTCACTCCTGTCCTAAAGAAACAAGATGGTTGCAATCCAAAGGACGTTTTCTTAGTGTTGGTGCTGCCATAATCTCAAACCGTAATGAAAGAGCACCCGATGGTTTGGTGGTTGATGCACACCTTTCAGATGGTCTATTGCATCTCATATTGATTAAAGACTGTCCTCATGCGTTATATTTATGGTAAAATTAGGCCTTTCTCTTTCTAGCCTTacatttaactttattataaacCCTTGGATTCCTTCTTCAAATgccattttctattttttaatatattaggggtgttttcacttttattaatgatattagaGTTGTTTCTTAAGTGGTAAAGCAGTTAATTTGCTTCAGTAAGACGCCGAGCATCAGTGACCTGCAAATCTTAGGAAGTCTTTAGCATACCTGGATAAGAAATAATTATTGAACTGTTGTGCTATGTCTCCTGGATATTGTAAAGATGTCACAAACtctattttaagatttaaaaacttCATCCATCTACTGGTATAAATAATTCAGTTTCCCAAAGTTTCTCTTCTTGTGTCACAGTAATCTGGCATTAATTTCTTGCCGATTATCTGAATATTATGACAAATGATGCCTACAGGCACTTGACTGAGCTTGCAAGGAAAGGTGGAAACCCCCTTAACTTTGAGTTCGTGGAACATCACAAGTTACAAtttcttaaaatcttttatGTTTCTTATTCTTTCGGAATAACCATGATCTAATTCCTATATTTTGTACAGACTCCAGCTTTCTCATTTACTTCTTCTGGAAATGATAGTGTCTGGAATATAGATGGCGAGCTCTTTCGAGCACACCAACTCTCTGCTCAAGTATTCCAAGGCTTTATTAGCTTATTTGCATCCGGTCCCGAAGTTTAGTAGACAACCATCTGTGAGAGTCTCTGCAAAGAATCTCAAACCTATGTACAACACTCAGCTAATTTCAATTGATTTAGTTTTTGTAACATATCCAGACTGAGAGGCTTCTGAAAATTGGCCTTATTTAAGTGGCCTTTAGTTTTAACCACTCTGTGTCATTGTTGGCTAGAAGGGTTAAGATTCTTCTAGGATTAAGGCTAGATTcgagttaaactcaagtttgagctcaaacttgactcaATTTGTTTGGAATTGAACTTAAGCTTAAGCTCAGACTTGTCGAGTTTGTTTCAAAtaagctcgagttcggctcgttttaaAAGAGTCAACTTTTAgttcagtttgagttcaaatttttaattagctcgttattaaaataacgttattttaatatatattgatcaaaacaatatcgttttatatcaaaatttttagttcgTGAGTTTGACGAGTTAAACACTCCAAAACTCGAACTTGAGCTCAAAAATGTTGAAGTTTCAAACTTGAACTCGTTTGAGCTTAGCTTGTTTTGGGTTCGATTTGAATCCGACCCTATCTAACATTATCCTGCctcaaaaataaacaataagcaaaaaagaattaagtaaagtTTTGTGTTGTCTCAGTTGGCATCAATGTGAAGATTGATTTTCTATTTGGAAGATTGCTGTTAACAAGCCTTAAAACAAGACCCTATCTAACATTCTATAGTATTTGCTTATTGAAAGTTTcgaattcaatctaaatttaaacacaattcagttcaattttaaatgtaattcaaTTCAATCGAACTGTTTCGGCTGTGTGAATGAGTCCAGCTCCTAAAATTACTCACACATGTATAAgaaatttacaattatttataggacaaatgatattattttaattaataagaatgttcaatttgaataaagcTAAAGTAAATTAGAATAAGAGAGATTTAAAGGATTCGTCGGATTGAATTTTCAAACACTCTGTTGACTTGGCTCCATCCCAGAGGGGTCCATACGGTGCTTGGAATTGACTAAGTGAAAATTCCAAGAATGGAGATGATTTCCAAGAATTTGTAACATCCATTCACAGTTGGGTTGACAGAGACTATTATGGAAAGACTCATCGCCCGAAGTCTTCACTTGACTTCTGTGAAATAGCAACAACCCCCACCTTTTCATCTTGGGAATAGTCAATGCCACAACCCCATAAAAACAGCCTTCTCCTTCAACACTAACTCAGAGTTCTTGCAATGTCTACACCAGCAGAGTAATATATCAGATTTtccatcaaaattataataatctttgcCTATTTTATTTGCTGCCATGAGTATCTATTTAATTCTGTGATTGATTCACTACTTTGCTCAAACTGTTTGCAGATATTATAACTTTCTGCCACCAGTGAGCAAGGCTTATGGAGTGCTCTGTTTAATGGCCACAGCTGCTCAACGTTTACGACTTTATGATGCTTGGAACATAGCTCTCACATATGAAGATGTTTTCAGACGTTTTCAGGTTATTAAAACAATTCCATTTGTATCTGCAAAATATGGCTTCATCAAAGCTTAAGTATATTTGATATctcacaaaataaaatttgctgGTGGTGCAGATTTGGAGGCTTGTTACcaatttcttcttccttggaCCATTTTCATTCCCTTTCGCAATTCTTCTCATCATAATGTAAGAAACTTACTCCTTTCACCAATTATTGTAACCCTTTTTTTACAGAAACTGCAGATTCAAGGGTGTCTGATTTATTTTAACAGACACCTAATACTTGAGATAAATTTTGTAGAGCAAAATATGGTGTTTCCTTAGAGAGAGGGCCTTTTGACAAGAGGACTGCGGACTTCCTATGGATGTTAATCTTTGGAGCAATCTCACTCCTGGTTagtaaatatatacattataatTCTTGTTATTATTACATCAACTGCTtcaccaaagagaaaaaaagtccATCTTTCAGGCTCTCATCTGCAGTTAATATGTGAAATGGTATTTAGGTGATGGCTGTTGTTCCATTTCTATGGACTCCTTTCATGGGACCTTCCTTGGTGTTTATGATTGTGCATATTTGGGCCCGTGAGTTCCCAAATGCACGAATGAACATATATGGAGTTGTGTCATTGAAGGTACAGTCGCTTACCAGTGTTGATGCCTGTTCAGCTCTAGGTGATTTAAGACTTTCAATTGAAACAATGCATGTAACTTGACAGGGGTTCTATCTTCCGTGGGCAATGCTTGCACTGGATTTCATATTTGGTGTTCCACTGCTGCCGAATTTTCTTGGTATGGTCGCAGGCCATCTTTATTACTTCCTCACGGTTCTTCATCCTCTTGCCGGTGGAAAATACATATTCAAGACTCCTCTCTGGGTGTATACTTTTCTGGGTTTATTTGCTTTTTACTTCTGGTCTTGAATCTTTTAGAATcgtaaatataaagtatgagaTTTGGATCCCATATTAGAAAGTATGAACTTCAAATATTGGGGATTTATATGGCTTTGACTCTTcaattaataactaatttttgaaatgtGGTTTCCTTAGAtttatatcatttggtatcaaagtcacCATTACGTCTCTCAATTGGGATCTTACGGTGCAGTTGGTGGTGCCGGTATTGTAATGTTAGCTTGAGGCTAACAGAGAATTAACGTATAACTAGTTTGTTGAAGTGTCAAGGCTACGGAACGTGGTGATGTGTTAAAATACCAAGGGCAAGCTTAATAAAGTGATCTTTAATAGTTATTTTTAAGTCACAAGCTGGTTTCATATTGGGACGTGGGGGTCCAAATAAACTCCCCGGTGCAACACAATCCACATGCCGGAGTTACATTCAGAGGAAGAAGCTACCGTCTGAATGGAAACCGCTCAAGTTCAAGCAGCAGCCACAGCCACAGCAACCCAATGCCAATGCAGCCGCAGATGGGGTTGCCTTCCGAGGAAGAAGTTATCGCCTTGACGGCCGTTAATTAGCTAGATTTGTTTGCACTATATGAAAACCAACTTCATGTTTGCATCACCAAATCAACTCTATCTGTAACCATAGAAATCTATTGCAACTCTAaaggtttttaatttataaatgagaGATGAACTtcgaaaatattattaatttaaccgatgaactttattttttcaGTATGATTTTGAAGATAtcccaaaatatattttcattatatcaaaattttataaaaagatgtAATGTGTAGAcatagttatcagtattttattatacacaatacatattttatgatattatacaatatgatacaaataaaaacgatacatataatgaaatatattataattaatatgatacaatagaAGTATTGTATGATACGATATATtctatgatataatacatattattgatacaaattgatatatttttttgataaaatgattatgTAATAAAggtataagaaattttaaatttttataggtgtttattataattttcaaaataataatgcatctattatattttttattattttattttttaaaattatattatataaaacttatatataatgcataaaattaaatttttgatacaattttGACTACCATAATCGTAGAAACGTAGATAACTGGTGAATTGAGGAGCTCTATACTTTTGGTGATTGACAATGAAGCTGCTAAAATCAGAATACAGATTAAATTACTGAGTATGTAGTCACTCCGTTTATATTTTATACGtcagatataataaataaaaaataatattatatgtatttatttgaaatatataaataaatatatatttttatgtattattatataattaaattttttatcattaatttaaaattatcaaattatatattaataatatattaatttatatatttaaaataaacatatattattttaattgatagatAAATAGTTATCTCCGTAGCACGTAGTaactaaatatattatctaCATTCAAGATGATTCAAAATGCTAGTAGAGTCTTGTCCAAATATAgtgaaaaaaatttgtcttaacgtttaaaatattatttatatatatatataatcactttttttattatataaatataattattttttaagttaattttacttttaaaagaaaaaaattatgagatttagaGTTGATTAGATGCGTTGGTCAGATCAGTTGGCCTGTCGAACAAATACTCAaccaactaatttttaaaaataaattgattgggtaatcaattttttaaaaataaattgattggctaactaatttttttaaaaataaattaataggaTAGGTATTTGGCCAATCAGCTAATctcaaatctcataatcatcTTCTTCTAAAAGTAAAAccaacttaaaaataattatatttatataataaaaaaataattttatatatatataaaagatttaaaaaaataactaattaaaccaatatgttcattttttccttcatttacttttataaggtaacatttcatttttagtttttatttctttgggATAGCAGTATCAATAAATCTCTTTAGACGCCTAGAATTAACGCACTAGTATTTGGATGTATCTAGTCAATGGTCACTTTCTTCTGCTCTATTAAAAACATATGTGTACAAACTAAATGAATGATAGTTTTTGTTCTTGTATCACTactaacaaaatattttaaaaaaatttaataacaaaatattagaaGTAGGATTCTGAGTAATGATTCTAACCACTTTAAAAACCTTAAAGTATTTCTTGTTGCTTGTGTGGAATGagacatataattttatgtatttcttGTTAGTGGATTTTACCATCAATAATTTGATGTTAGAAGGGTTTACAAAAAGCCCTTTTAAGTAGTTTTTTaacaaatacttattttttacaGTTTCAATCAAAGCACTCTTCCCATGACTACttatataagaaaagaaaattcaaaaaatacccCAGTGATTAAATTGTTGATATCGCTTAGGATGTTTATTGTGTAGAATAACCTGAATCTATTGTTGAGAATAAATCTGCATCGATTGTTGGAACAAAGCCAATAACGTTTGATGTGAAGGCATAGTGGAATGATACCATTTCACTTGttttcacaaaatatttttgttcGACTATTTTGTTTCTGTTGTAAGAACTCAAGTATCCCTCTCAACCATATAGCTTGAGTAGTACTATTTGTTGTTGCCATATACTCTATCTCAGTTATTGATAAAACCACAACTTACTACTTTTAGAAAACCATGAAAATACACCAGaccacaaataaaaaatataacctCAAGTACTCCtcctagggctggattcgagccgagcttgagctcggctcggttcacatagagttggctcgagttcgagctcgactaAAGCTGACTCGATTtaactgagctcgagctcgactcgttttttgttatcaaaatgatgtcgttttaatacatattgattaaaacgatattattttatatcaaaaaaattaattagaaaatttgagctcaagctcggctagGGCCGACTCGTTTTGGGCTtgaccgagccgagctcgagctggctcgattTGAATTCAGCCCTAACTCCTCCTTTCAATCATATCACTAACCTAATCACTATTTGTATAACCAACAAGGCCACTATTATCagcatatgaataaaaaataccatCAGATTGCGTACCTTGGATATATCTCAATATCCTTTTAGCTGTTTTGTAAGTGTGACTAGTTGGATACTCCATAAATCTACTGATCAATCCAAAACTAAAAGTAATATCTCAATATCTTTGGATATATCTCAACatcatatgaataaaaaatatcatcagATTGCGTACTTTGGATATATCTTAATATCTTTTTAGTTGTTTGTAAATGTAACTAGCGTGGACACTCTATAAATATACTGATCAATCAAACACTAAAAGTAATATTAGGCCTTGCGAAAGTCAAGTATTCGAGACTCCTCACCTAGCATCAACAAATTCACCAGTCCCATCTTTTGttaacttcaatttttcttcaactgGGGTCATCATTGGTTTTGCAATATCCATTCTAAACCTCTTCAAAATATCACTAGTATATTTTTTCTACGAAATAAATATTCCACCATCCTGCTGAGAAACttcaattttaagaaaataagacATCAATCCCAAATTTGTAATCTCAAAATAACTAATCATGACTTCCctgaattcataaattaatttaagattattgccagtaaatataaaatcatccacatataagcatacaataaaaatatctcttctagaattaaatttaatatataaagtatgtgtataTGGGAATTTTAGAAAACCATTCTCAGCAAAGTATGAATCAATATGAGTATACTAAGCTCTAGGAGCTTGCCTCAACCCAGACAATGCCTTTTTTCAATCGATAAACTTATTTTCTTGGCGTTTTCTGACATAACTTGCAAGTTGCTTAAAATACACTTCTTCTTCAAGTACACAATTCAAAAGAGTAGACTTTACATccatttgataaattttctaataattattaGTAGCAAGCGAAACGATCATTTGGATAGCATCAAGTCTAGAAACAAGGGCAAAAACCTCAAAATAATCTATACTCGCCTTCTGTTTATAGCTCTTAACAACCAACTTGGCCTTAAAGCGATCCACCTCTCCAATTGGTTTAAATTTGGTCGTTTACACTTACTTGACTCCAATTAGCTTCCTTTCAATTGGTAGAGTGGTTAACTCTCATGTGTCATTCTTCTCAATGGTATGAATTTCCTTATCCATTGCACGAATCCGGTGGTCATCTTTTACAACATTCTCAAAAGTGACAGGATCAGAATATGCAAATAATGCAAAAGTCACAATATCCTCGTTAGATAAATCATTATCATTACCAACAATATAATCTTGCAagatgtaacatccctccttagAATTACTACCctccgaaggagaaatgttacaaattaatatctggagcgtctatttaaaaaaaaaactactttgaactaaactcattactaaaagtatttaaaaattattctaagaaaactgaaaatctaaaagcaaacaaaagatgtatatatctcatatgaaaacttatctgaaagcatctgaaaatatagagtaatcatatacaactgtacaatcatctcaaaaaggtcaaaagacaaCAAGAACATatgactgtatgcatgtaacataaaccaaagataacatGCTCTAGCCGAATCTATCTTCACTGACCTGATCCTATCTCGTAGCTACCACGATCACCTGTATCtacaataataaaagaaaatgaagtgagatataagaacactcagtaaggggaaagaattaagtaaactaccTTCTTTCCTATTCTAATTCACACTtgggactcaatctcacatcataatctccataagaaatcgatgggataatctaattcattttttactatttaggtcatactttgtctcatctgatgtctatttgatacttttgggaagttgactatagggatttgacacttttcttagctcgagctctcttcctttctttcactacaccatttttgaatctaaattgagctctactatgAGTATGCTCTATTACGAGTAAACCTTActatgggtctatgtcctactaagGATGTGTCCTACTATAGACATGCCTTACTGCGGGTGGTGTAGTATAAAGTGCCCCCTCTTAGTTCATAGCGTGCATGCGTGCATTATATTGTACTAACTTTACTTttatctaaaactatccataatcCACTAAACTATACTCTTAggatgacccctgaatcttgagccccaaattccttttcttgtgcttctttcttttcttcttcttttctttttctctcctttctttctttctttctttcttttcaaaactATAAATCACTGTTCACAATATTGTTCACTTAATAGAGCAATCttttttttcatgcaatttaatagttcaaacggtctctaattcatacaagttgtatatcattgaaaagagaattcaaagagctttccaacaagctataatagcacttatgattcattagataaggcagccaaaacatgggatgaattcagtggcaaaaaactgtattcactatttatttgataagacagtttttttgttcatgcaatttaatagcccaaatggtctttaattcatacaagctatatagcattgaaaagaggattcaaatggctttccaacaagctataatagcactcatgattcatcaaataagatagccaaaacatgggatgaattcaatggcaaaaaactgtatttactgtttatttggtaagacagtctttttgttcatgcaatttaatagtccaaccggtctctaattcatacaagctatatataattgaaaagaagattcaaagagctttccaaaaagctataataacactcatgattcatcaaggcagccaaaacgtaggataaagtcagtggcaaaatggtaaatatcatctctctgccatgaacaaactaacacacatagatatcccaaatgggcaaacaacatttctcaactttaaaatcatcatttataacatagagccaaggaaccaaaagcataaaacatgaaacataccaatAATGATTCCACTTACCTTATTTTAAGCCAATTTTTGCTAGGTTGACTCTCTCTTCCTTGTCTTCCTTCtcttatcaccaaaaccaccttaaatcaatgcCAAACACACTaccatattcatataatatgcatccaatatgtataaacataggcaaagggaaaagaaaagagatattttgattactaagacttccaaagtgcttcatctttttttcttttcttacttgTCTTTCAAAACtcttcaaatccttcctttttttttttcaaaaaacaaaaaaaaaagcatggaGAAGGCTGATTTTCTGGAAAGGACaagagaagagatgaaaatgcctaacttttgtcttttatccctctatatatctatatacataTTGGTTtagtttttgccttttttttttttttttgttttatctatatagatttatatatatatatatata
The genomic region above belongs to Mangifera indica cultivar Alphonso chromosome 15, CATAS_Mindica_2.1, whole genome shotgun sequence and contains:
- the LOC123197771 gene encoding derlin-1-like, with amino-acid sequence MSTPAEYYNFLPPVSKAYGVLCLMATAAQRLRLYDAWNIALTYEDVFRRFQIWRLVTNFFFLGPFSFPFAILLIIIAKYGVSLERGPFDKRTADFLWMLIFGAISLLVMAVVPFLWTPFMGPSLVFMIVHIWAREFPNARMNIYGVVSLKGFYLPWAMLALDFIFGVPLLPNFLGMVAGHLYYFLTVLHPLAGGKYIFKTPLWVYTFLGLFAFYFWS